One region of Macadamia integrifolia cultivar HAES 741 chromosome 11, SCU_Mint_v3, whole genome shotgun sequence genomic DNA includes:
- the LOC122094303 gene encoding transcription initiation factor TFIID subunit 6 isoform X1, which translates to MSIVPKETIEVIAQSIGINNLSPDVTLALAPDVEYRLREIMQEAIKCMRHSKRTILTADDVDSALSLRNVEPIYGFASGDPLRFKRAVGHKDLFYIDDKDVEFKDVIEAPLPKAPLDTAVVAHWLAIEGVQPAIPENAPVEALVAPPENKKSEHKEDAFPTDIKLPVKHVLSRELQLYFDKITELTVSRSDSVLFKEALVSLATDSGLHPLVPYFTYFIADEVTRSLNDFQLLFALMRVVRSLLQNPHIHIEPYLHQMMPSVITCLVAKRLGNRFTDNHWELRDFTAKLVASICKRFGHVYHNLQPRVTRTLLHAFLDPTKSLTQHYGAIQGLAALGPSVVRLLVLPNLEPYLQLLEPEMLLEKQKNEMKRHEAWRVYGALLCAAGQCMYDRLKLCPGLLTPRTNAVFRTNSRVATKMPNKRKASMDHLQQPPLKKVTTDGPMGMMPTISMPTGKQGGVDGFPHASGESGVGPSSSGQVLNENISGSSGRRDKDDGQAQKTSAVLSQAWKEDMDAGNLLVSLYELFGESMLSFTPMPELSFFL; encoded by the exons atgagtattgtgcctaaaGAGACCATAGAGGTCATCGCACAGAGCATTGGGATTAACAATTTGTCTCCAGATGTCACACTCGCCCTTGCCCCTGATGTCGAGTATCGTTTGCGGGAGATCATGCAG GAGGCTATCAAGTGTATGCGCCACTCAAAGCGGACAATTTTGACAGCCGATGATGTGGATAGTGCACTAAGCTTAAGAAATGTTGAG CCAATTTATGGTTTTGCTTCTGGAGATCCCTTGCGGTTTAAAAGAGCTGTTGGGCATAAGGATTTGTTCTATATTGATGACAAGGATGTGGAGTTTAAAGAT GTAATTGAAGCACCTCTACCAAAAGCACCACTCGACACTGCAGTTGTTGCTCACTGGCTTGCTATTGAAGGAGTACAACCAGCTATTCCAGAAAATGCTCCAGTGGAAG CACTTGTAGCTCCTCCTGAAAACAAAAAGTCAGAACACAAAGAGGATGCATTTCCGACTGACATTAAGTTACCTGTTAAGCATGTATTATCTAGGGAACTTCAG CTATACTTTGACAAGATCACTGAGCTTACTGTGAGTAGGTCAGATTCGGTTCTCTTTAAAGAAGCTTTAGTGAGCTTGGCTACTGATTctggacttcatcctttagttCCTTATTTCACGTACTTTATTGCTGATGAG GTTACTCGAAGTTTGAATGATTTCCAACTTCTATTTGCTTTGATGCGTGTTGTTCGAAGCCTTCTTCAGAATCCACACATACACATAGAACCTTAT CTACACCAAATGATGCCATCTGTTATTACCTGCCTTGTGGCGAAAAGGTTGGGGAACAGGTTTACTGACAACCACTGGGAGCTTAGAGACTTCACCGCAAAACTGGTTGCTTCTATATGCAAGAG ATTTGGGCATGTTTATCACAATCTTCAGCCACGTGTAACGAGGACTCTGCTCCATGCATTTCTGGACCCAACTAAATCGTTGACTCAACATTATGGTGCTATTCAAGGGCTTGCAGCACTGGGACCGAGTGTG GTTCGCCTTCTGGTATTGCCAAATCTTGAGCCTTATCTGCAATTACTAGAGCCAGAAATGCTACTTGAGAAGCAAAAGAATGAAATGAAGAGGCATGAAGCTTGGCGTGTTTATGGAGCCCTATTG TGTGCTGCAGGTCAGTGCATGTATGATCGTCTCAAGTTATGCCCAGGTTTGCTAACCCCTCGAACAAATGCTGTCTTCAGGACCAATTCCAGAGTTGCGACTAAAATGCCAA ATAAACGCAAGGCGAGCATGGACCACTTGCAGCAGCCACCACTGAAGAAAGTCACAACTGATGGCCCAATGGGCATGATGCCAACAATCTCCATGCCTACTGGCAAGCAAGGTGGGGTAGATGGATTTCCCCATGCATCAGGGGAGTCTGGTGTGGGACCATCATCATCTGGACAAGTCCTCAATGAGAACATCTCAGGCAGTAGTGGCAGGAGAGATAAGGACGATGGTCAAGCACAGAAGACGTCTGCTGTCCTTAGTCAAGCTTGGAAGGAGGATATGGATGCTGGTAATCTCCTGGTCTCATTGTATGAGTTGTTTGGTGAAAGCATGCTATCCTTCACCCCAATGCCGGAGTTGTCATTCTTCTTGTGA
- the LOC122094303 gene encoding transcription initiation factor TFIID subunit 6 isoform X2 has product MSIVPKETIEVIAQSIGINNLSPDVTLALAPDVEYRLREIMQEAIKCMRHSKRTILTADDVDSALSLRNVEPIYGFASGDPLRFKRAVGHKDLFYIDDKDVEFKDVIEAPLPKAPLDTAVVAHWLAIEGVQPAIPENAPVEALVAPPENKKSEHKEDAFPTDIKLPVKHVLSRELQLYFDKITELTVSRSDSVLFKEALVSLATDSGLHPLVPYFTYFIADEVTRSLNDFQLLFALMRVVRSLLQNPHIHIEPYLHQMMPSVITCLVAKRLGNRFTDNHWELRDFTAKLVASICKRFGHVYHNLQPRVTRTLLHAFLDPTKSLTQHYGAIQGLAALGPSVVRLLVLPNLEPYLQLLEPEMLLEKQKNEMKRHEAWRVYGALLCAAGQCMYDRLKLCPGLLTPRTNAVFRTNSRVATKMPMFDRHPGVKVVFVCQIGGMNVHH; this is encoded by the exons atgagtattgtgcctaaaGAGACCATAGAGGTCATCGCACAGAGCATTGGGATTAACAATTTGTCTCCAGATGTCACACTCGCCCTTGCCCCTGATGTCGAGTATCGTTTGCGGGAGATCATGCAG GAGGCTATCAAGTGTATGCGCCACTCAAAGCGGACAATTTTGACAGCCGATGATGTGGATAGTGCACTAAGCTTAAGAAATGTTGAG CCAATTTATGGTTTTGCTTCTGGAGATCCCTTGCGGTTTAAAAGAGCTGTTGGGCATAAGGATTTGTTCTATATTGATGACAAGGATGTGGAGTTTAAAGAT GTAATTGAAGCACCTCTACCAAAAGCACCACTCGACACTGCAGTTGTTGCTCACTGGCTTGCTATTGAAGGAGTACAACCAGCTATTCCAGAAAATGCTCCAGTGGAAG CACTTGTAGCTCCTCCTGAAAACAAAAAGTCAGAACACAAAGAGGATGCATTTCCGACTGACATTAAGTTACCTGTTAAGCATGTATTATCTAGGGAACTTCAG CTATACTTTGACAAGATCACTGAGCTTACTGTGAGTAGGTCAGATTCGGTTCTCTTTAAAGAAGCTTTAGTGAGCTTGGCTACTGATTctggacttcatcctttagttCCTTATTTCACGTACTTTATTGCTGATGAG GTTACTCGAAGTTTGAATGATTTCCAACTTCTATTTGCTTTGATGCGTGTTGTTCGAAGCCTTCTTCAGAATCCACACATACACATAGAACCTTAT CTACACCAAATGATGCCATCTGTTATTACCTGCCTTGTGGCGAAAAGGTTGGGGAACAGGTTTACTGACAACCACTGGGAGCTTAGAGACTTCACCGCAAAACTGGTTGCTTCTATATGCAAGAG ATTTGGGCATGTTTATCACAATCTTCAGCCACGTGTAACGAGGACTCTGCTCCATGCATTTCTGGACCCAACTAAATCGTTGACTCAACATTATGGTGCTATTCAAGGGCTTGCAGCACTGGGACCGAGTGTG GTTCGCCTTCTGGTATTGCCAAATCTTGAGCCTTATCTGCAATTACTAGAGCCAGAAATGCTACTTGAGAAGCAAAAGAATGAAATGAAGAGGCATGAAGCTTGGCGTGTTTATGGAGCCCTATTG TGTGCTGCAGGTCAGTGCATGTATGATCGTCTCAAGTTATGCCCAGGTTTGCTAACCCCTCGAACAAATGCTGTCTTCAGGACCAATTCCAGAGTTGCGACTAAAATGCCAA TGTTTGACAGACACCCAGGTGTGAAGGTTGTTTTTGTATGTCAAATAGGGGGTATGAACGTACATCACTAA